The Colias croceus chromosome 11, ilColCroc2.1 genome has a segment encoding these proteins:
- the LOC123695786 gene encoding uncharacterized protein LOC123695786 gives MISSDANIDADVTHRINVAWQKWRSLTGVLCDPKMPIKTKGKVYKTAVRPALMYGSECWAIKKAQEQRVHVNEMKMLRWAAGVTRLDKVRNEYIRGSFKVAPISEKLTEQRLRWYGHVMRREENHVVRRALNLPNRRRGLGRPPATWWSTISKDMERAQLNKQTTQDRPSWRMRTRRADPK, from the coding sequence ATGATATCATCGGATGCCAATATTGATGCTGACGTTACACATCGAATCAATGTGGCTTGGCAGAAATGGAGGAGTCTGACGGGAGTATTATGTGATCCAAAGATGCCAATAAAGACCAAAGGAAAAGTCTACAAGACCGCAGTTAGACCAGCTCTAATGTATGGCTCTGAGTGCTGGGCAATCAAAAAAGCTCAAGAGCAAAGAGTTCatgtaaatgaaatgaaaatgctTAGATGGGCGGCCGGCGTAACTAGACTTGATAAAGTGCGCAATGAGTACATCAGAGGAAGTTTCAAGGTCGCTCCCATCTCAGAGAAACTCACTGAACAGCGTCTAAGATGGTATGGACACGTAATGAGGCGTGAAGAAAACCACGTAGTAAGGAGGGCACTAAACTTGCCAAATAGAAGACGGGGTCTGGGACGTCCCCCCGCCACCTGGTGGTCTACCATATCAAAAGACATGGAGAGAGCCCAATTGAATAAACAGACAACCCAGGATAGACCATCCTGGCGCATGAGAACGAGGAGAGCCGACCCCAAATAA